From Phaenicophaeus curvirostris isolate KB17595 chromosome 2, BPBGC_Pcur_1.0, whole genome shotgun sequence:
GAACCCACAGCAAAAGCAGGATAATCTCTCTCTTTCATCATCTGTACTTTGAATGCTGttattgaaaaacatttttgcaaTCCTCTTTACACAAAAAATTGGGCAAGCTGAGTACATCCCTTGTGCTCACCAGCTGCTTTCACAGAAAAGTGCTTCCAGCCAACAAGGGCAGAGGTCAAGTGTATCAAGAAAACATTGGAAAAATCAATAGCAAATCTATTCCatataaatttttattattttttattttattaaattttttttaattactttgcaCAGCCTTTCTCCACCAGAAACAGTAAAcggaaacaaataaaaccaggaCTATGGCAGCTTGCCACAGTTTTCTCAGAATGGGGGGAAAATTGGTCTACTAATTGTGATTCTGTCCAACCCATTGCCAGAGCTGTACCCCTTCTTCCCTACTTATTTACTCTGCAAAAAGGCACCGAGTACTTTGTGTACAGCTGAAGTGGGAACACAACCCAAAGGTCCAGAAGGAGACAGAGACACATTTCAGACCCCAGTGCAGTATCTCTGCCACTGGTTAGTATACATACCCTGgttaagagagaaaaagaaaattaaaaatgtctaAGGGATATTAAGAGCCTACCCACAGTTTTTGAAAATCATTCATGTTTTCCAGGGCTTATGTTGATTTTGAAGAGATCAAAGTGGGTTCCTTAAAGCACTGGCCAAGAAACAACGGGGTCTGTGGGTTGGGTTTGCTGGGTGTGGTGTTTAATTGGCATGTCTCTACTGAAAGAGTATTTCCAGTCTGTGCTGTGAGATGTCTGTGCCAGCATAAGCTGGCCTCAGCTCAGACTTCTCTATTTCCATTGCAAGTTGAAGACAAGCCCTTAGAGAGGAGCATGAGTGCTGTTATATGGATCAAGTTAAAATTCAGACAGCTGGCTGACTGAGGATTTCCTGAGTTAACAACTGTACCTGGGCCATCATGTTCTGCAGTGTCCAATGTCTATGCCCTCTGTGATTCCATTTAATATCTTCTTGTACCAGCTAAGACTTTTGGTCTCTGCAGCATCCTATGGCAGTACCTCTTGCAGCTTATGTATGTGAAAGAGCCCTTCCTTTCATTTACGTTTGCTGCCTAGTAATTTTACTTGAAACTGCCGATTCTGGCATTGTTACACAAAGTGACTCAAGACTTTCTGTTCACCTTCATAATTTTATGTTTATAGCTCTCATACCACTGGTTGCTCTTCCAAACTGAAGCATCTTTGTCTCCGTAGGTGCTTAGCTGCTCTACAAAGTTTATCCTGGTTGTCTCATAAAACAGTGGTCCTTCCACCATCAGGACTGCCTGCCGTACCTGGGGCAGCCACTGCACCGGTAAATGAAGCAATATTCCCTGCTTCCCTTTTGTCGGATCCTCCCACATGGGCatcctctttttgttttcctgcttgtCCTTTTCCCAGTGCCTGTTTGCCCTCTCTGTGGGGTGCCTTGTCCAGACCCCCCCACTCTATCTTCCCTGACCAACGCAAAAATTATGCATGTGGATGGGGTGTAGAGGTTTAGAATTACCAGCATCACCCGATAGGCTGTATAAACAAACTGTTTGTGGCCTACTTAATACTAAGTACAAGGTATTAATACAAGGTActttctgtcttaaaaaaaaataaaccttcaaGTTTAGTAATGAATGATCTCTTATCATGAACATGCTataatgtaataataataataatgcataTTAATACATTATCTACGTAGGTCAGACATGCCAACTCAACCTAGGAAACATCTGTGTAAAGGTTTGTGGCTTGAAGATGTAAGCCTAGTGATTTACTATCACTTCTCCATGACTTCCACCGTAACCTCACAGGAGATAAGAACACCACCAGAGGAGTACATCTGACCCCTATGAGTTCAGATCTCAGAGCAAAATTTGTGAAGACtggaaaccaaaccaaacaaagcagaataaaacatTTACTATTGTCTCTGCACAAAGTGCCGAATTTTATATGGCGTTTCccagaacaggctggatcaatgaaaacactttttgaCAACATGGAGACATGATGTTCTTCAGTGGAAGAACAGCTGCTTAGCCAATCAATCGAAATTCTAGCTTGCACAGACTCATTTCCCCATTCAGGACCAAATCACTTTCTGTCAGCTGTAGGGCTACTGTTTCTTTGCCAGGTTTAAATCTTCTGAAGCCCATTTGATGGTGTTTACGTGAAGCATCACTAGCAACACTACCACTGAGAAATTTTCACAGAGCAGGGGGGAGCTTCTCTGTTAGCACTTGTCAACAGAGATCTCAATAGAGCAAAGGAGATGAGGAGCAGGGCTGCAAGGGAACCCGCAACTGCAGCACCAGTgtttttccacccctctttgctccctCTCAGCAGCGACCATGAATaacaagcaggaaaaacagaggaagGTTTTGAAGTGAAATGAGGGCAgtggaggggaagagggagggcTCGCTTATGCAAGAGAGGGTATAAAAAGGGGAGCTgattccccctctcccccatgAAATTGGGAAGAGTGGGGCAAAAGGAGATCACGAACGTCTTCACTGAAGAGCAAGTTTGAGAGGTCTGTGTTTCTTTGTACCTTTactgtggctgctgcagggcaAGATTTGCTAGGAAACTGTGTGGGCCCCGGGCGTGATTTACACAGGGGATGCCTGTAGGAACAGCCTTGCTTTCACCTTCTTCAGTTCCTAGTTGCTGGAACGCTTTTCATGCAAGTCTGGCCTGATGCAGGTTTTCTGGCACAGCTCTCTTTGGGGAGCCAAAACCTCAGACACCGAAGCCGAAGGGCAGGACATAggctctctttcttctttccggAGCTGAAGCTCTATATTTAAGCACACACTCCTTCGTAAAACCATGGCaacccaacagaaaaaaaatcctgacaaAAAGGGTCCATATGAAGTAATTGAAATAATGATTGTGCACTCTAGCTTAAAAATGgctcagaaggaaaatgaaagactaACTGTAATTAAGTCCTACTAGGATAAAACACATTGCAGGTATAGCAGTGTATGTTCCTTATAATCTGCAGGCTTCTCCTTAGTAGAAACTGTGAGAAGATGAAAGGCAAAGATCTAAGAAGTGTGCTAGTGCATGATGCATCTTAATAGGGGAATATTAATTAAGCATAAGTGACTGGCAAATTAGGTAGGGGGCTTGTGTCTGAGCTTTATAGTAGGGCATGAATGTAAGCTGAAATCAAAGGTTCTCTCTTATTATGGTGGCCAGCTGAATTCATGGTGGTctgaagcagaagcagcactgtGGGGAAAGTGGGTCATTGAACATTTGCTGgtgaaactttttttcctggagaaagCTGGGTATTTTAATTCAGCTACTTTATTGATTGAGTCGAGGGAATGAAAGAAAGACTCCTGCACTCCCCAAAGACattggcaaaaagaaaaaagaacagagtACATGAACAACAAAAGAGCCTCAAAGTTTGCCTTGGCTGAAAACCCTGAGAACTTTCATCTGAAACCTGAACTTCCTTTATGTGACAGAGCCATCAAAGCACCTCAGCAAGTTATTGTTCAGTTGCTTCCTGCTCCCCCTTTTCCGCAGGACAGCATCCCCTGCAGCCAGGGATGCCTCCTTTGGTGCTGGTGTCCGTAGCAAAAAGAAGCTGTAGCATGACTTGTTCAAGAGCCATGGGGGAGCTGGAAGCAGGAGATACCTGAACAACAATGCCCTCTGGGTGCTAGAgccacatttctgaaaaaaaagaaaatacagtgacTGTGGATTATGTGGTATCTCCTTCCAGTGTTTATTGTCCACAGTAAACACCTAAGTCTGGCAGCTGTTGTTTATGTTGTTAACATCACTTGTAGCTTATTAGCCAAAGTGAGTAATTCTTGTTAAAAAGGAAACTTTTCAGAGTTTTGAAGAACACAAGGTGCCCTTCACTGAAAGATCCCTGGTTTCTGTGTCTTTGAAAATGTGAGTATCAGGCTGGGTTTGATTTTTGTCTGTGTTCAGGCTTTGCCCTATGCAAAGGATGTGACTGACTAGCTATAGCTCACAAGCACTGGCCACTTATACACACCACTGGTGGCTTTTGCCTCACATGGACCCAAGTGGGTGGCAGTGCAGATGACAAAGGTTGGGGCTGTGCTGTCATGGATCCCCCACACACCTCTATTGGTCCTTAATGGAACAgctttctcctccagctccttgtgGGAAGGATTCtctgggagagggaaatgaaaggGAATTGCAAGCCAAGACCTAGCCCACTGTCTTCTACAGttagttggaaaaaaaagctttttttaatggAGGAGCTATTTCTTCCATTGCCTGGGTCTGTGGCTGGGCTGCATGCATTTTATAGCCCTCTGGAGATGGTACAAATACTCAGGAACTGTTCTGTTGCCAGATGCTTCCTCGACTGAGACGCTCAGGCAGCAAGACGATGAAACACCTTAAATATTTCAAGCTGTTTGTATAAGCCTTGTGTGCACGATAGCATGTCATGTGTTTATGCTCAAAACTGTTGTCAGACCTCATTACAGCTAGGGTAATCAGAttgtttaaatgaaaagcagGGTTGCAGAGACAGAAATTGCCCATCCCTTCAGTGTTAGCCACCTGCAAACAGCACTCGGGCTGGCAGGACTTGGCTCTCCCTGTCTCCAGCCTCAATTCCATCAGTTCCAACTGCCCAGGTGCACTGACAACATTCCTCactctctgctttctccttaAAGCAAATGTAAGTGGGCACCACAGTACAAAACATGCCTGACTGGCCCTGTAGAATCAGGACATGGATGTTAAATCAGGTCTTCTCCTATCGGAGACATGGGATTTTAATTACTAACTACAACAAGGGCACTGAACAAGATCCAGTCTAACCCAACTGCATCATCCTTGGTTTGATTCACTGTTTATTTGcttgaagaggaagaaggagtgTGCCAAACTGGGGGACCATTTCAAAATATCTCTGTATCCCCACAACCCTTTTGGCAAATAGCACGTGGGAAATTGAGACTGTGAGGGATGACATCTCAGTGATCTGGCTCTGGCAACCTAATCTGTCTAGCTTTCATGCTCTCCTTTTTAACACAGTtagttttgaagagaaaaaaagaataaactttTGATCTTCTGGATAAGgcaagagggaaagaaatggtAAAACTTAagaatttaataattttaataattttactttGCAGTAGTATACATGTGCCATTGATGGGTACCCAAGCTGCAAGGGAGAGATTAAAGGCAGCTTttccaagaaggaaaaaatttgGTCCCACTATACAAGAACTACAAGTACAAAGAAATCTCCATTTCTTTGAGTCTGGCGCAAAATGAGCTGAGTTTTTTTCAGCTCCTATAATTGGTTCTTCTGCACAGTAAAACACCCCTGTATGCCTTAGTAAATGTGTAACTGCAGGCTATGTAGACATGCTGGGCTTGGTTAAAGGTTGTGTATCCATCCTAGAACTTTCTATGCAGCCACTGTTAAGTCGTGCTCAGGTTTCATTGGGTCTTGTCTGGTCTGAGCTAACTTTTTTCAGCCCCCCAGCCTGTGATGTAAAGTAGCTTTGCGCAATGTCACTGTAGACGTGTAGAAAGGACCCTGCTGTGAAAAGAGCATAAATCTACCAGGAATCACACTGCACCACTCCAGGGGGAAGAGGTGTTGCAAGGACCCTGCCCAAGCAGGGACAGTATCGGAGGGACAGCACAGACCAGGACAGAAGCAAGTAAGCACATTTACTGGATTTACTTTGAATGCCAGTTTTTCAACTCAAGTatttgtgcttttctgaaagGCTCTTGGCTGGTTTCTTTGGGGAAACAAGCCACGCTGGCTTTCCATAGATGGGGCTTAGTGTAAGTGCTGACGGTGAGAACTGTGCCTCCTACTTCTGCTCATGAGAAAATGCCTCTAATTcatggcttttttgtttgttttccggAGCTGTCCCTGTCTGGCAAATGTAGAGAGTAGGCAGAAATGCACAGTTGTCTGGGCTAACTGTGAAGATGAAGTTGGGAAGACACCTCCCAAGACAATAATATTTTAACCGGTCATAAGGAATGAGAAAGTGTTGCATGTCACCTGCTGCCACTGGGGCTAGAGATGTGAAGACAGGtcagggagcagaggggagggCAGAACTGACTGCTGCTGCCTACATGCTAATTTAGGGGATAGGGTGGGAGTTAATGGGGAAGAGCAATCATGGATGAAGGCACAAGGCTGGGGAGAAAATAGTTTCAGGCCTGACCCACAGGCACCTGCTTGGAAAATGCTTAGACATCCTGAGGAACCATCACAACAACAGAAACTCATTTGGAAATCAAGCTGTTAGGTAGAGCCTGGCAGCCTGGGAACATAGATGTGCAGGCATATGTACTTAGCAAGGTATGCCTAATTACCAAGCATCTGCACAGCTCAGTGTTTGCATTTGTAAGAGAATAGCGATACTGCAAACTACAGTATAATTAAGCATAAAACACTTAAGGATCCCTCAGTGAAGTGAATATGGTTATATATTGTAAATCAGTCTGGAAAGGTGACAGGTCTTGAACGACTGGATTTAAACCCAGACACTCCCATCCTGTGTAGATTAAAGTGTCGGTGAGGTAGACGTCATACTATGTTCTCTCAAAAGTCTCAGGCTAGCAGAATTACAGTATCTGACAGGCTAGTGCAAGTAAAAAAATCTTGGAGAAGGAAGACACATTGCAGAGCTTGGTAACTGGCAAAGCTGTTTGCATTTTGCCCATCCAATGAGCTCTGCAGAGCTTGGGAAGGGCAAAAGGTGAACAGAACTACGATAAACAAGAAATGACTAGTAGAATAGAAATACAGCTCTGAATAACAGCGTTTTGGCCAATGATAAGTGTTATAGATGCATAATTTCCAGCACATTTAGATTTCAAATACACAATTCAAACTCATATACTAGCACTCCAGGGAAGGTACAGCAGAGCTATTAgttataaaaaaatgcatatagGAAAAGCTAGAAttatgaaaaatgcaaaatttatcAGTCTGTTTGcacatatgtgtgtatgtatgtatgtattcatgtgtatttgtgtccatgACTTCCTCATTCCAAATATGCACCAGCTCCTTTGTGCCAGAACACCAGTGAGATCCACATCCAGTAGAATTCTCTACTTCTTGTCAGGAAAAATAAGGGCAACAGGTGGTCTTTTACCTCAGAAGAAGACTGCCTCTGCAGTAAAGTAAAACTAAGCTTACCCCCTTCCAAGTCTCTATTTGGATACAGAAGGTGCTATGACAATGGTTTCAGTGTTACCACATTTGTATAAGGAAGCCCTGGGTGTGTTTGCTAACTGCTAGAATGTATGTTTGCTCTGGgcaatgaaaacacaaaatgttGTGCTAGTGCCAAGTATTATGCTGACTAGGCATACAAAGCAGGACCATTCAGTGGTTGGACCTTAAGAGACCTGGTTTCCAAACCCACTTCCCGCATAACAGCAGGCAGATTGCTTAGCCCACCCGTGTGTCAGCAAGATTTAGTGCAGCAGTTTGCAGAAATGGCCAGGTCCTGGGAGCAATATGCTTGCACTATTACAATGTTTTATCAGAACTAGCACACTGTAGTTTGCAAGCCAAACTAGTTGGCAAGCCAACCCAACCTGTTCTATGCTCCTATGCACAACAGTATCACATCCCCTGTGAAATCATTAGGGTGCGGCAGCAGGTAATGGGGTCAAAACTGTGCTTAGAATTTCCCTACCTGCCACCACTGAAACTGGTGGCGATCTCATCCTTTGGTTTTCATGGGGCAGCATCAGACCAGCCAGCACTAAATACTGAAATTTCTGCTCTTGCATAACTCCAATGCAGAACTAGAACCTCACACTGTGACTAAGAGAAACTGTATTTACAACTGACCAATAAGGCATCCCTCTTCTccactttttctttcaggagAAACTGTGGAAGCAAATTTTCAACATGAACCTGGCAGCAGATCTTCTCTGTTTATTCCTGTGCCTCACTCCAGTGACTTGTGACCGGGTCTATGTCCATCCtttcaacttgttttctttcaacaaAAGTACCTGTGAACAGCTGGAAAACCTGGtccaggagggaaagaaaactttTATCCCCATCTCAATTGAGTCTCAAAGCACATCTGCCTATGAAGCTGACCTGAATGACAAGGACAAGCTGGAGGCCCCAAGCCTGAGTGGCCAAGGGAAGCTGAAACTGAGCTACCTTAAGGAATTTGTGTACGTCCTGGCCATGCGGTTTTACAGCGAGCTGCAGGATGCACAGCGGGACCAAAACATCCTCCTGTCCCCAACCAGTCTTTACGGCTCCTTGGTGTCTTTCTACTTAGGGGCCTCAAACCAGACTGCAACTGATTTGCAGGGCTTGCTGGGATTTGTTTCCCCCTCTGGAGACCCTGACTGCACCTCCAGGGTAGATGGACACAAAGTCCTTTCCAGCCTGAGGACAATTGAAAACCTCATCAAGAGCAGGGATGAGGAGCTACTCTTTTCCAAGACGCTCTGCCTGTTCTCTGCCCCCGGTGTACCTCTATCTCAATTGTTTGTGCAGGACTTGCTTCCCTCTGCTGATGCTCTCTATACCCGAGCTGTTGACTTTACGAACCCAACTGAGGCAGCAAAGCAAGTTAATGCCTTCATAGAGGCCAAAAGTGAGGGGAAAAGCAAGTGCTTACTGACAGACATCGATCCCTCTGCGGACCTGCTGTTTGCGGTGGATGTCCGCTTGACAGGTACGGGGcagcattttttgttttgggagCAGCCTGGGTCTGGGATGAGCAGTAGCCCTGCTactgggaaggaagaaaggtcATGTGGTCATGCCTGGCTAGTGGCAAGAGGGAAGGGCTCAGATGAAAGGCTGGACTGCTGCTCCACGTAGAGTACCCTGCTCCCCAACACTGTGCTAGGAGTCCTGCCTGGGCTCTGCCACAACCCAGCAAGGGAAatggggaggaggtggagggaggTGGCCTCCAAGAAATTTTCCTTGTCTAGCAAACTTAGGATTAGGAAAGGTGTGGGAAGGTGAATAAG
This genomic window contains:
- the AGT gene encoding angiotensinogen, giving the protein MNLAADLLCLFLCLTPVTCDRVYVHPFNLFSFNKSTCEQLENLVQEGKKTFIPISIESQSTSAYEADLNDKDKLEAPSLSGQGKLKLSYLKEFVYVLAMRFYSELQDAQRDQNILLSPTSLYGSLVSFYLGASNQTATDLQGLLGFVSPSGDPDCTSRVDGHKVLSSLRTIENLIKSRDEELLFSKTLCLFSAPGVPLSQLFVQDLLPSADALYTRAVDFTNPTEAAKQVNAFIEAKSEGKSKCLLTDIDPSADLLFAVDVRLTVNVKQASRIKEPQEFWVDSNTKVSVPMLSVTGTFKYKTDASRTFSVVEVPISETALLVLLQPINGSDLEHVESELPLQFSAWLQQLAPRKIKLTLPELTIEGSSDLQELLADMELPALLGKGADLSKISDVNLTVGKVINKAFFKLTSDGTHQPEDPTAQKGDLEFLEVTLNKPFLLAVLEEKSRAMLFLGRVTNPLHEM